CGACACTTAATTGTACCAACTTATCTAGTATGCCGTATTTTAGTCAACTGTGCAAGAAGGCGCTTACTTATACCAAAAAAGGACCGCCGCTTCCACCCGGAGATCCAACTTAATTCCACTAAGTGATTAACTTAGTAACTTTTACTAGTTTAGCTTAACCCTTCAAGTCGACTTTAAGTCAAGCGCTTTTATTATTTTAATTGTTATAAGTTGCGGATACAACGGTCCAAGTAGTTGCCATCGTTGCTTGTCGTTCCAATTGTCCCTTGGCATTTACCCGATAATTTCCGACCAAATGTGACACACGATCATTTGTATTCTCATAAACCGCGACATAAACTAGTCCCGCCGCTCGGTACTGGTTAAACAAAAAATCAGCTTTCGTGACACTGATTGTCGTGTACTGTTGCGCCACCTGTTGCCAAACCCAATCATTGAGTTGTGCCGTAGTTAGCTGTGTGGCCGTCACTGCTGACTGACTAGTGCTTTGATTGTCTGTGACGTGACTGCTATTTGTCGTTGAACTGGCACTGGTACTCCCTTTAGATTCAGTGGTAGCAGCGCTTGTCGCAGTCATCGTACTGGTAGCCGCTTTTTGACTAGTGGTTGCGTTCGACTGGGACGCTGATGTCGCCGTGGTCCCTTGCTTAGCTTGCGACGTTGATTGTTGCTTAGTAGCTGATTTGGTTGATTTAGTTGATTTGACTGAAGAACTGACCGCTTGATGGACTGGTTGCGTCGTTGTCTGACTGGATTCCGGCCACAACAAATAACCACCACCCAAAACTGCTACGCCAACTAACACTGAAGTCCCCATAATCATTTTTCTCATCACTCATCAACTCCCCAAAATTTTAGCTTTATGCTTGCCTTAACCATACGCTAAGTTTGTTAGATTTACCATCTTTTTCCAGCATTAAACTGAAAAAACGACGGTTGCAGAAAAAAATGGACTAACAGTATAAATACTGTTAATCCATTAATCGCGGTACTGGTAAAACCAGTAGGGATGCCGCTCCACAACGTCAGTGACCCAAGCACTCCGAATACGTCGGAAAAACGTGCCCCGCTATCAATAATTAGTCACTAGCCGCTCGCGCGGAACTTCCATTGCTGGAAATCTGACTTTATCGACTCATCGCATTAGTAAGACTACCATCTTTCACCACAGGATGCAAGTTTACCTCACCACAATAGTTGGCGTCACCCCGCAAACATGGTATATTTAGTCGGTGTTATAGGAGGAATTTCCATGACTTGGCTCATTTCATTTTTAGCTATTCTGATACGACCTTTAGGTTTTTTAGTCACGTTAACGAATCAAATCGGCGGTTGGTCTTATGTCGTCTTATTCCTAGTGATTTTCTTGGAATCGGCGTACCTGGCCTTCGCTTTTTTACCCGGACAGTCGCTCTTATTCTTAAGTAGCTCCATCGCCGCTAGTACGCATTCCAAATTAAACATTTGGCTTTTATTGGCTATCTTTATTACTGCCGCTACTAGTGGTGCCATGCTCAAATACCGCGCGACGCGACACTTAGATCAGCACAGCCGTTTAGAAAAAGGCTTGAATTCCAGCAAGCTTGATACGACCAAGGCCCTTTTTGATCGCCATGAGCGACCATCCTTACTTTGGGGCCGCTTTATCCCCTTTGTCGGCCTGTTCATCCCAGTCATTGCTGGTACGACCCAAATGGACTGGCGTCACTTTGAAATCTGGAATTTTTTAGGCGTCTTAGTTTGGGTGGGCAGCTGTTGTTTTTGTGGCTATTACTTTGGTGACTGGCCATTTGTCGAAAAAAATTTCACTTGGATTATGTTAGTGCTAATCATCCTACCAATCTTAGGCCGTTATGGTTATCACTATTTGAAACGCAAACATCACCTATTACTTAGTAAAGCTAACTAAAGAATTTACTTTTGGCGCATGACGGTCTTGATGACCGCTACCAAATAAGCGTGACAAGAATTTATAAAATTCTTGTCACGCTTATTTTTTATTGGCGTTCGCCTGGCACAATTAAGAAAATAGCCGCCAGTAGTGCCAATAGTAATAGGCCAGCGCCTACCAAAACGGCTTGCTGAAAACCAACCATTTGCGTCTGGGCTAAACTTTGGGTGGTCACTAAAATTGATAGCCCGACGGAACCCCCAATTTGATGCATCACATTGACAACGCCTGAAGCTGCCCCGGCATCAGCACCTTGGGTATGCGCAACCCCCGCCGCCGTAAAGGGACTTAAGGATAACCCTTGACCGATACCAATCACCACCATTGGCGCCGCAATCCCCCACCAATAACCAACTGATTTGGTAAAGAAACTCATCCAAAACATCCCGATTAAAGTGAGCATAATCCCAATCACCAGTAGCCCCCCATTGCCCCACTTAACCGTCAACCGGGCCACTTGTAAGGCAACGATAAAGTTCACAATTGTTAGCGGAAAAAATGCGACCCCTGCCATTAATGCATTGAACCCTAATTGTTGTTGCATTAATTGCGGCGTAATGAACCAAAACCCTAGCATCGCGCCCATATAGAGAAAGCGACCCAGATAGGCGCCAATCCGTTCACGATCCACAAACAGATGTAACGGCATGATTGGTTGTGCCGTCCGTCGTTCTTGGATAACAAACCCGGCTAAAGCGACGATGGCAATAAGTAATGCTGGTCCCTGAGCCCAATCACCAACAATACTATAAACCAGGGCGCTCATCCCGATTAAAGACGTCAACGTCCCCAACCAGTCTAAGGTGCCATTTTGTCCATGATCCACCTTCAAATCACGATTTGCTAAGACATACATCCAAATACTGATTGGTACATTAATGAAAAAGCCGATGCGCCAAGTTAGGAGACTCGCAAACACGCCACCAATGACTAAGCTCACACTAGCACCAATCCCAGCCATTGCACCGTAATAAGCAATCGCGCGAACTCGAGCTGGTCCAGTATACGTATCCATCAAAATTGCCAAGGTAGTTGGGGCCAAAATCGCTGATCCGATTCCTTGGAAAGCTCGAGCGGCAATTATCATCGTGGCATTCACTGATAAGCCCACAACTAACGAACCAATTCCAAAAATAATTAAGCCAACTTTGAAGACCCGGCGTCGGCCAAATAGATCACCCGCACGACCACCCAACAATAGAAAGCCGCCAAAGGTTAATGAATAAGCACTACTAACCCAAGAAAGCGTCTGCTGATTTAACTGTAACTCCTGTGCAATTTTTACTGTTCCTGTGAAAATAATCGAATTATCTAGCAAAATCATAAAATAACTAAACAAAATAATTAATAAAATCCAATCGACTCTTCTTTTATTGTCCATGTGATTACTCCCTGTCTTTAAGTGAATAAAAGGTAGTTTAGACCTTCATCTACACTTTAAGGCAAGCTATAATCAAAACTTTTTCAAAATCATAGGCTGAATGGTTAGTTTCAACAAAAAAGGCGTTGGGTTCAATTCCCAAACGCCACTCGCACAACTTAATAATCGAATTCATCCGCAGTCAACCCTGACTTGTGGGCTGTTTGCTTTTGATGTTGCCGCTCTAATTCCCGTAACTCCGCCTCAGTTGTCTCCATATGATCATAAAAATGATTGAGCTTATAGTTCAAATGGTCAATTGCGGCTTGTAAATCATCACGCTTTTCTTCCATAACAGCCAGCTGAGACCTCAATAACGCCTTTTGTTCCTTGGTATTGTCCTCCTCAGCATCAAATAATTCAATATAGTGACGGAGATTTTCAATACTCATACCGGCCGCTCGCATTTGGGTTGCAAACCGAATTCGTCGAATAATCCGGGCATCAATATCGCGATTGCCTACTTCGGTTCGATCAATCGTTGGAATCAACCCTTCTTTTTCATAATACCGAATTGCCGCCGCCGAAACGCCGGTCTGTTCACTAGCTTCTTTTATGTTCATATCAGTTGCACTCCTTTTTACTTAATGGCGGCTTAGTAACCACCATTAGCTGCTAAATTGACCTTAGCATATCCCTTAATGTACACTTTAAGGCAAGCCCAAATAAAAAAGAGTTCGCTGGTTAGATTCCGATAGCAAGTACCATCAAAATTCAACGCAGCAAACCCCATCTTAATTAAGCCTCTGCTTCAGTAATTTGATTCAAATGATCAATTTGAGCTTCAAACCAACTGGTCAAAACCATTTTAGCATTAGCCCGATCAGCGAGAACATCCGTTGCCGTTCCGAGTTCATCAATTCGTAACCCAGATTGGAAGGCTTCCGATTCCGCAATCATATAAAGCTTAATTGGCATCGTATCCTCCGCCATCGTCACCTTACCGATTTCAGTTAAGGCATTCCATGGCAAGTTAATCACACTAGTCTCCAAACGAAAACTAATCGCTGGATCATGTTCAGTGGTTAAGATTGCTTGCGTCAACTGATCAGCAGCCACTTGGTCTAAAAAGCCAGTCAACCAAGCATCTAATTGGTCAGTTAACTGATCGTAACGACCACTAAAAGTCGGTTGTGCGATCTTTTCAGCAGTGATTTCATCTATAAAAGTCTGTACATTTCGTTGCATAACTATCCCTCATTTAGTTAGTTTTGTGACGCCAACGGGTCAATAAGACCAGCGTATAAAAGTTCACGCCAAGACCAATCACCGCCATGACCTCTAGTATCAGCTTGATTTCCATGCCGGCAGTGCTCTGATAACCGGACATCAAAGCGCTAATCAACCCTAATGAATAAATCACCAAGACTAGACCCAAGACGTAAAACCCGAGCATCCGATTCACATAAACAGCCAATACGCCTAAAAAATATAAGACTAAGGCGATTAATAAGCCCTGCCACATTTGGCTAGCTGACAATCGTGCCGTTTGTAACTGAAAGTGACTGGTCGACATCATCCAATTGACGATACCGTAACAAAAAAAGGAAACAAACGCAAATGCAACTACCCGTGTAAGTTTCAACTAACCACTCCTGTTATTCGGCGATTAAATCAATAATAGCTTCCCGTGGAATTCCAGTAAAGTAACGATTCAAATCAACATCAGCTAACTTGTTCGTCAATTCATCATGATCGTAACGCACGCCCGTTAAGGCTTTTTCAATATCAGCCACGTTACCACTACCGAAGAAATCACCGAAGAATTTGATAGTTTGAATATGACCATCCGTCACCAATAATCTCGCATCAATGGTCCCCATATCGAAATGTTGACGCCGCTTAACCGAGAATTCAGGTGATTTGCCATAAACCCAATCCCAATTAGCATAATAGTCTTCATAAATTTTATCAATGGCTTTTTGCTGTTCTGGTGAAACTTTATATTCTTTATCCGCAATTTCGGCCAAAGAATCCACTTTAAATAGTTCAGTTAACAATTTATCCCGGAACTCTGGTACTGAGATATTTTGATACTCTGGGGCTAAGAATGGACGTAGATTGGTCACGCGACTTCGAACCGACTTAATTCCCTTCGAAGCAATCTTATCAGTTGGAACTGTCAAGGCATTTGGTACCACGTTTAAATCCACATTTAACATCAACGTACCATGTGAGAACGTCTTACCATTGCGAGAATACATCGCATTGCCTGAGAACTTCTTGCCATCGACCAACAAGTCATTACGGCCACTGACCGTTGCGGTTGTGGCGCCCATATCGTGTAAGACATCAATAATGGGTTGCGTGAACGTCTTAAAGTCACCGAATTCTTGACTATCACTATCCACAACAAAGCTAAAGCATAAGTTACCTAAATCTTGATAAACTGCTCCGCCCCCGGATAACCGACGCGTCACAGTAATGTTATGTTCCCGCACATAATCAGCGTTGATTTCTTCCAACGTATTCTGATTACGCCCGACGATGATACATGGTTCCTCATAGTAAAACAAAACCAACGGTTCATCAAACTCAACATTATTCATTAGATACTGTTCAGTCGCAAGATTACGACCAATTTCATGATCTTTCATTGAGACATAATACATTCGATATCAGCTCCTCAGCTTTAAGCTACTTTCATTATACTGCTCCGAATCAAAAAGGACCCACACTGTGAGTCCCCATTTTGGAAGAACCAATAAAATTGAGTGTGGAATTCGTCATTCCCCAAAATCGTTGATCCACAAGCCACATCCTTGAACAATTTAATTGGCGGCAATTTGTTCTCCGTGGCATTAGCGTGCCATCAATAGATGGATGGTCAGTTGGTTATCCGAGATTAGCGGAAACACTGGGTACTGTACTAGCTATCACTTGACGGGTTTGTTACAACAATTGGGTAACGTTGCTACTGACCGATGATTCTTCCGATGAACTTAATATACCACATAATGTAAGCGATTGCAATGGCGATAAAAAAACAATCCAGTCAGCGGTAGCCGACCAGATTGCCTGAAGTTAATAGCGGTCGTAATCGCTATTTATCTTAATACAGTTAGTATAGAACGAAGCTATTAATAAAACAATTTTTTTGCATGCTCTTAATGGACGACTGCGACATAATGCGTTGCTCCAGAACGGCTCAGATACTTCAACCAAGTATAGCCATCCGCTACTACGGTGCCACTGTAATAAACACGATCACCGGGGTAGTATTCCCCAGCAATGCTAGCTCGCGTGCTAGGAGCGGTCCGAATATTAGTCGTCGTTGTAAAGGTAAAACTCCCGGCCTTAGCCGTGGTCGTGGCCGCATTAGTATGACTGCCATCGACTGCCACATAATGGGTCGCTCCTGAATACGATTGGTAACGTAACCAGGTTTGACCATTGACGGTGACTTTAGCATTATAGCGAACGGTATCGCCAGCATAATAGGTGCCGACTGTGGCCGCATTCGTCGCCGGTGTCCCCTTAATAGCCGTCGTCGTCTGGAAACGATACGTACCACTTGTGGCCGTCACAACTGGTTTATTTTCAGTCAGATTGCCATTAATTGCGACATAATGATCCGCTCCGGAATATGACCGGTAACGTAACCAAGTTTGCCCATCAATCGTCACTTTACCATTATAATAAACAGTTTCCCCAGTGCGATAGGTGCCAACCGTGGTCGCTGTCGAACGTGGTGCACTTTTAATTGCGGTATCAGCAGTAAAGCGATACGCACCAGTGGCGGCTTCAACGCTAGGTGCCGTGACAGCAACATCATCACCAATCGCAACATAATGGGTCGCGCCGGAATAGGATTGATACCGTAACCAAGTAATGCCCTCGGCTTCAATCTTCCCATTATAATGGACAGTTTCACCGGTATCATAAGTGCCGACGATTTTAGCTGAACGACTGGCGCCATCACGAATATTAGTTGTCGTCGTAAATTTGAAAGTGCCAGTGGCGGGAGTCACCGTCACACTGTCATCGCCACTAATCGCAATATAGTGCGTTGCGCCTGAATATGATTGATAGCGTAACCAAGTATAACCATCCGCCACGACCTTACCATTGTAATGAACGGATTCACCGGCATCATAAGTGCCGACCACTGCTGACTGCATGCTAGCAGCCGTATGAATATCAACGGTTTTAGTAAACTTATAAGTACCGGCAGTCTCATTTTCGGCTGGCTTTTCAGGTGTCGTCCCGGTAACTTCATGGTCCCAATCCTGTAACCGATAACTATTGATGGTATTAATTAACGTCGTTGCGTAATTTGGATCGGTCGCATAGCCATCACTTTGCAATAATCGGGCAACTGTTTGATAATCAGTGACCCCTAACAAGTTATGGTAACGTGAATTATCAACTAAAAAGGCCCCATGATCTTCTACACTAGCAGACCAGTTCGGGTACTGTCTGAAAGCTGCTCGGACGGTGATATACTGGCCATTCACCCATTCATTGGTTTCAAAATAGATGGATTGACCTTGATAGGCACCTTTGATTCCGAACAAGTTATTCCCTTGTGTCGATAAAGCTGAACGGCCCCAGTCACTTTCAATAATGGCTTGTGCTGCTGTGATAGATGGCAAGACGCCATATTTACGCCAGCCCTCTAAAGCACCGGCTTTAATCTGATTAAAAAACGTCTGTTGATAATCATTCATGGCTGGTGCCACGGCTTCATCCGCTGCACTGCCAACTGTCATATCCTCTGGTTCAATTGCCATGGCTGCCGAGTTCGCAACGGATTCAGCTCGAACCGGCGCCGCACTAGTCACGGTATGCGTCACTATGCTCGTTGCCGCCACTGGTTGTTTGATTGACTCCTGACTGGCAACCGCCGTGGCTTCATCAACGGCCGACAAGGCTTGATCAGCAGTTGGTGTGGCACTTACTGGCGCTTCACTAGCCGTTGCTGAATTAGTTGCGCTACTGGTTGCACTAGTCGTGACGGTTGCCGCTGATGTTGGGGTCACCGTTGCCTGACTAACAGCAGTTGAACCGACAGATGTCGCCTGACTAGCAGCCGAAACTGGGGTGCTCGTAGGCGCTGCCGAACTAGCAACCGGCCGACTAGCGACTGAACGGGCTGGGGCAACCGTACTAGTCGTATTAGCGGCGCTGGCGTCGGCATCCTGACGACTAACCGTTGAACTGGCTTGACTGCCACTAGTCACACTCGCACTAGCCGTTGACGTGGTCGCTTGGCTCGTCGTCGCCGGCGTCGCAGCTGGTGTTTTTCCGGACTGTACATAATTATTTTGACCATTGACGGCTTGATCAGTGGCAACCATGGTCGCAGCCGTATCGGTATCGTTAGTCGCCTTATCGACGGTTGATGCTGCTTTGCTAACTGCCACTGGTAATAAAGCGGTACTCAACATTAATGATGCAATTATTTTTGTCATTCCGATTTTCAATTAAAATTCCCCAAATCTCTTGTTAAAGCTGACTAACGGACAACGATATATTTAAACTTATTATCTCAGGATTACTGCTACGGCCTTAATACTAGCACCACCCCGTGTTACATTCAATTCGAATATTGTAATATAATTTTACTGTTACTTCGTTATTTTTAAACTAATTAAATTTTACGTGCTAGGTTTTTATTCATAGTGACAATAATTAACCTCGCTAGCTAATTATTGTTCTTTTTAGCACCCCGCTTTCACGAGCATAAAACAGGGTAATTCTTAAATCTTATGACAATTAATATTGTTTAGACCTATCTTTTAACCAATATCAAGTAATTAATTTTAATTTACCAACTCGTAAAATCACCGCTCAAAGGAGCTTAATAAAAAAATTAACTTTTTTCAATAATTAATATATCAATATTAAATTTTACAAACTGTAAAAAAAGTCATCAGACTGCAACTTCTAAGCTAAAAGGCTTACAGCCGCCGAAATTAATGCTAAAATAAACATATTAATTAGCTATTAAAAACGGGGGTAACTATTATGTTACAACAATATCAAAATATCTTGGTACCAGTTGATGGTTCCAAAGTCACCGAAGAAGTTTTAAAACGCGGCATTGAAGTTGCCAAGCGCAACGACACCCATTTAGACATTTTAAACGTTTTGGAAGTTAACCAATTCAGTGATACGTACGGTGGGGCTGTCAGTGGTGATGTGATTTATAAGCTATCCGAAGACGTCCAACAACGCTTAGCTGAACTCAAACAAGAAGTCATTGACGCTGGCGTTAAGAAAGTTGACGTGCATGTTCGTTTTGGCAATCCGAAGACGGTCATTGCACGGGAATTTCCTGCTGAT
This genomic window from Lactobacillus sp. CBA3606 contains:
- a CDS encoding lipoate--protein ligase → MYYVSMKDHEIGRNLATEQYLMNNVEFDEPLVLFYYEEPCIIVGRNQNTLEEINADYVREHNITVTRRLSGGGAVYQDLGNLCFSFVVDSDSQEFGDFKTFTQPIIDVLHDMGATTATVSGRNDLLVDGKKFSGNAMYSRNGKTFSHGTLMLNVDLNVVPNALTVPTDKIASKGIKSVRSRVTNLRPFLAPEYQNISVPEFRDKLLTELFKVDSLAEIADKEYKVSPEQQKAIDKIYEDYYANWDWVYGKSPEFSVKRRQHFDMGTIDARLLVTDGHIQTIKFFGDFFGSGNVADIEKALTGVRYDHDELTNKLADVDLNRYFTGIPREAIIDLIAE
- a CDS encoding SH3 domain-containing protein; this translates as MKIGMTKIIASLMLSTALLPVAVSKAASTVDKATNDTDTAATMVATDQAVNGQNNYVQSGKTPAATPATTSQATTSTASASVTSGSQASSTVSRQDADASAANTTSTVAPARSVASRPVASSAAPTSTPVSAASQATSVGSTAVSQATVTPTSAATVTTSATSSATNSATASEAPVSATPTADQALSAVDEATAVASQESIKQPVAATSIVTHTVTSAAPVRAESVANSAAMAIEPEDMTVGSAADEAVAPAMNDYQQTFFNQIKAGALEGWRKYGVLPSITAAQAIIESDWGRSALSTQGNNLFGIKGAYQGQSIYFETNEWVNGQYITVRAAFRQYPNWSASVEDHGAFLVDNSRYHNLLGVTDYQTVARLLQSDGYATDPNYATTLINTINSYRLQDWDHEVTGTTPEKPAENETAGTYKFTKTVDIHTAASMQSAVVGTYDAGESVHYNGKVVADGYTWLRYQSYSGATHYIAISGDDSVTVTPATGTFKFTTTTNIRDGASRSAKIVGTYDTGETVHYNGKIEAEGITWLRYQSYSGATHYVAIGDDVAVTAPSVEAATGAYRFTADTAIKSAPRSTATTVGTYRTGETVYYNGKVTIDGQTWLRYRSYSGADHYVAINGNLTENKPVVTATSGTYRFQTTTAIKGTPATNAATVGTYYAGDTVRYNAKVTVNGQTWLRYQSYSGATHYVAVDGSHTNAATTTAKAGSFTFTTTTNIRTAPSTRASIAGEYYPGDRVYYSGTVVADGYTWLKYLSRSGATHYVAVVH
- a CDS encoding DedA family protein, whose product is MTWLISFLAILIRPLGFLVTLTNQIGGWSYVVLFLVIFLESAYLAFAFLPGQSLLFLSSSIAASTHSKLNIWLLLAIFITAATSGAMLKYRATRHLDQHSRLEKGLNSSKLDTTKALFDRHERPSLLWGRFIPFVGLFIPVIAGTTQMDWRHFEIWNFLGVLVWVGSCCFCGYYFGDWPFVEKNFTWIMLVLIILPILGRYGYHYLKRKHHLLLSKAN
- a CDS encoding MFS transporter; its protein translation is MDNKRRVDWILLIILFSYFMILLDNSIIFTGTVKIAQELQLNQQTLSWVSSAYSLTFGGFLLLGGRAGDLFGRRRVFKVGLIIFGIGSLVVGLSVNATMIIAARAFQGIGSAILAPTTLAILMDTYTGPARVRAIAYYGAMAGIGASVSLVIGGVFASLLTWRIGFFINVPISIWMYVLANRDLKVDHGQNGTLDWLGTLTSLIGMSALVYSIVGDWAQGPALLIAIVALAGFVIQERRTAQPIMPLHLFVDRERIGAYLGRFLYMGAMLGFWFITPQLMQQQLGFNALMAGVAFFPLTIVNFIVALQVARLTVKWGNGGLLVIGIMLTLIGMFWMSFFTKSVGYWWGIAAPMVVIGIGQGLSLSPFTAAGVAHTQGADAGAASGVVNVMHQIGGSVGLSILVTTQSLAQTQMVGFQQAVLVGAGLLLLALLAAIFLIVPGERQ
- a CDS encoding MerR family transcriptional regulator; translated protein: MNIKEASEQTGVSAAAIRYYEKEGLIPTIDRTEVGNRDIDARIIRRIRFATQMRAAGMSIENLRHYIELFDAEEDNTKEQKALLRSQLAVMEEKRDDLQAAIDHLNYKLNHFYDHMETTEAELRELERQHQKQTAHKSGLTADEFDY
- a CDS encoding universal stress protein — its product is MLQQYQNILVPVDGSKVTEEVLKRGIEVAKRNDTHLDILNVLEVNQFSDTYGGAVSGDVIYKLSEDVQQRLAELKQEVIDAGVKKVDVHVRFGNPKTVIAREFPADHHNELIMIGSTGLSAVERLMVGSVTTYVSRNAVCDVLIVKPVK